From a region of the Constantimarinum furrinae genome:
- a CDS encoding adenylosuccinate lyase, which translates to MSSELLIQKLNYTKAYRKTRLEVAQWVLDHPETFEELLRVCFSSEKELSYKATWILEFVCAERLSLLYPHFELFFTNIPNVKRDQALRPIAKVCDMIAVKYYKDNDPEIKDKFSVEHRKLMTECCFDWLITDQKVACKVFAMHALFYLGTEYDWIHPELNVIISENIHHNSPAYKARGKYVLGKIQKFNRQ; encoded by the coding sequence ATGTCTTCTGAATTACTCATTCAAAAACTGAATTATACCAAAGCCTACCGTAAAACCAGACTGGAAGTGGCTCAATGGGTATTGGATCATCCGGAAACGTTTGAGGAACTTTTAAGAGTATGCTTTTCTTCTGAAAAGGAACTTTCCTATAAGGCGACGTGGATCCTGGAGTTTGTTTGTGCCGAACGTTTATCGCTGTTATATCCCCATTTCGAGTTATTTTTTACCAATATTCCAAATGTAAAACGCGATCAGGCGCTCCGTCCCATAGCCAAAGTTTGTGATATGATCGCAGTAAAATATTACAAGGACAATGACCCTGAAATAAAGGATAAATTCTCGGTAGAACACCGAAAGCTAATGACCGAATGTTGCTTCGATTGGCTCATTACCGATCAGAAGGTTGCCTGTAAGGTATTTGCCATGCATGCCTTGTTTTACCTTGGAACGGAATATGACTGGATACATCCCGAATTAAATGTGATCATTTCAGAAAACATACATCACAACAGTCCGGCCTATAAAGCCAGAGGAAAATATGTGCTCGGGAAAATTCAAAAATTCAACCGTCAATAA
- a CDS encoding SIR2 family NAD-dependent protein deacylase has protein sequence MKIVVLSGAGISAESGLKTFRDSNGLWEGHDVMEVASPQGFSNNPNLVLDFYNKRRKQLLEVEPNTAHKALVELESGHEVVIITQNVDDLHERAGSSKVIHLHGELLKVRSTFDEDLVMDWRTDLNMGDFCEHNHQLRPHIVWFGEAVPLMETAIDEIATADCVIIVGTSMQVYPAAGLIEYAPEHASVYFVDPYPSIRSSERITVLAEKATIGIPKVVEWISNK, from the coding sequence ATGAAAATTGTAGTGCTTAGCGGGGCCGGGATAAGTGCCGAAAGCGGATTAAAGACATTTAGAGACAGTAACGGACTCTGGGAAGGTCATGACGTGATGGAAGTCGCTTCACCACAGGGGTTTTCGAATAATCCGAATCTGGTACTCGACTTTTATAACAAAAGAAGAAAACAACTGCTTGAAGTAGAACCCAACACGGCTCATAAGGCGCTTGTCGAACTTGAATCCGGACATGAGGTGGTGATCATCACTCAAAATGTGGACGATCTTCATGAGCGGGCGGGAAGTTCGAAGGTCATTCATTTGCATGGAGAGCTCCTAAAAGTACGCAGCACCTTCGATGAGGATCTGGTGATGGACTGGCGTACGGATTTGAATATGGGTGATTTTTGTGAACATAATCATCAGTTAAGACCCCATATTGTATGGTTTGGTGAGGCGGTTCCTTTAATGGAGACAGCAATAGACGAAATTGCAACCGCCGATTGTGTGATCATTGTGGGTACTTCAATGCAGGTCTATCCAGCTGCGGGACTTATTGAATACGCTCCCGAACATGCCTCGGTGTATTTTGTGGATCCTTATCCGTCCATACGTTCTTCAGAACGAATAACTGTTCTGGCCGAAAAGGCAACCATCGGGATCCCGAAGGTGGTTGAATGGATAAGTAATAAGTAA
- a CDS encoding TrmH family RNA methyltransferase produces the protein MDLELFAYLQSLLTDRRKELFKKVLADRTRHFTVVTEDVYQLHNTSAVMRSCDVFGIQDLHVVEEKTSKRIDKEIAMGSQKWVSLHRHDNIERCIKDLRKQDYKIIATTPHLDNTSLEDFKIEEKCAFFFGKENEGLSDYVLSEADRYLKIPMYGFTESLNISVSAAIILQQLVSRLKRSNINWQLSEKERLELEMIWTKKTIKSSQKIIERYYEDKKL, from the coding sequence TTGGATCTCGAACTCTTTGCATATTTACAAAGCCTGCTAACCGATCGTCGTAAGGAACTATTTAAAAAAGTATTGGCAGACCGAACCCGCCATTTTACCGTAGTAACCGAAGATGTTTATCAGTTGCACAATACCAGTGCCGTGATGCGAAGTTGTGATGTTTTTGGAATACAGGATTTACACGTCGTAGAAGAAAAGACCAGCAAACGTATCGATAAGGAAATAGCCATGGGTTCTCAAAAGTGGGTCAGTTTGCATCGCCATGATAACATAGAACGTTGCATTAAAGATTTGCGAAAGCAGGATTATAAGATCATCGCAACCACACCACATCTTGACAATACCTCACTTGAGGATTTTAAGATTGAAGAAAAGTGTGCTTTTTTCTTCGGAAAGGAAAACGAAGGCCTCAGCGATTATGTATTGAGTGAAGCCGATCGCTATTTAAAGATCCCTATGTATGGTTTTACCGAAAGTCTGAATATTTCAGTATCTGCTGCGATCATTCTTCAGCAATTGGTGTCTAGGCTGAAGCGTTCAAATATAAATTGGCAACTTTCAGAAAAAGAACGGCTGGAACTGGAAATGATCTGGACGAAAAAGACCATTAAGAGTTCCCAAAAGATCATTGAACGTTATTATGAGGATAAAAAGTTGTAA
- a CDS encoding SRPBCC family protein, with amino-acid sequence MILVYIFAVLIGIIMLLMLVAPRKYDVQRSIVVNRPLNEVFQYLKMIKNQDEWSPWKSRDPEMKQTFEGVDGTVGFVARWESDKKDVGVGEQELKGLIENERVDTEIRFLKPWKTVSDGYLLLRAIEPSKTEVIWGFKGNNNPPINVMMLFYNMDKSVGKDFDEGLAKLKATLEK; translated from the coding sequence ATGATCCTTGTTTATATTTTTGCCGTACTTATTGGCATCATAATGCTTCTTATGCTTGTTGCTCCCAGAAAGTACGATGTACAGCGCAGTATAGTAGTAAACAGACCACTTAATGAGGTCTTTCAGTATCTAAAAATGATAAAGAATCAGGATGAGTGGTCACCATGGAAAAGTCGTGACCCTGAAATGAAACAGACCTTTGAAGGGGTTGATGGAACTGTAGGCTTCGTGGCCAGATGGGAGAGTGATAAAAAGGATGTTGGTGTTGGGGAACAGGAACTTAAGGGTCTTATCGAGAACGAACGGGTGGATACCGAGATCCGATTTTTAAAACCTTGGAAAACGGTAAGTGACGGCTACTTGTTGCTGAGAGCGATCGAACCTTCAAAAACCGAGGTGATATGGGGCTTTAAAGGAAACAATAACCCTCCAATAAATGTGATGATGTTGTTTTACAATATGGATAAAAGTGTAGGAAAGGATTTTGATGAAGGTCTGGCTAAGCTTAAAGCAACATTGGAAAAATAA
- a CDS encoding VOC family protein: protein MEQNVFVWVEIPVSDMDRAKTFYESVFKIEIQLVDFGGLQMGWFPSAQGKPGATGTLIKQDTYIPSQEGPLVYLHSNDVQQELDRIEAAGGKIVQKKTQISPDHGYMGVFIDTEGNRIALHSMS, encoded by the coding sequence ATGGAACAAAACGTATTTGTCTGGGTGGAGATCCCGGTGTCTGATATGGATCGGGCGAAAACTTTTTATGAATCCGTATTTAAGATTGAAATTCAATTAGTCGATTTTGGCGGGTTGCAGATGGGGTGGTTTCCTTCTGCTCAAGGAAAGCCGGGGGCAACCGGCACACTAATTAAGCAGGATACGTATATTCCAAGTCAGGAAGGTCCTTTGGTCTATCTTCACAGTAATGACGTACAGCAGGAATTAGATCGTATTGAAGCTGCAGGAGGGAAGATCGTTCAGAAAAAAACTCAAATTTCTCCGGATCATGGATATATGGGGGTGTTTATTGATACTGAAGGTAACCGTATTGCGCTTCACTCCATGAGCTAA